One Odontesthes bonariensis isolate fOdoBon6 chromosome 17, fOdoBon6.hap1, whole genome shotgun sequence genomic window carries:
- the LOC142366135 gene encoding guanine nucleotide-binding protein G(I)/G(S)/G(O) subunit gamma-2, which translates to MASNNTAGIAQARKLVEQLKMEANIDRIKVSKAAADLMSYCEAHAKEDPLLSPVPASENPFREKKFFCAIL; encoded by the exons ATGGCGAGCAATAACACGGCCGGCATTGCACAGGCCAGGAAGCTGGTGGAACAGCTGAAGATGGAGGCCAACATTGACCGGATAAAG GTGTCTAAGGCAGCGGCAGACTTAATGTCATACTGCGAAGCTCATGCCAAAGAAGACCCCCTGTTGTCGCCGGTGCCAGCGTCAGAGAACCCATTCAGGGAGAAGAAGTTCTTCTGTGCCATCCTGT